In Neokomagataea tanensis, one genomic interval encodes:
- a CDS encoding CHAP domain-containing protein, which yields MRLPAGSCLSLWHGLALAALLALTACGGGGRFDGALQCAPYAREKTGVDLRGNAASWWWQANGRYTRTHSPEAGSILVFKATRRMPYGHVSVVRRVVSDDTILVDQANWAPGEIDRSVPVKDISHAHDWSLVRVWWSPSGVMGLRSNPTYGFIIP from the coding sequence ATGAGGCTGCCTGCGGGGAGCTGTCTTTCCTTGTGGCACGGGCTGGCTTTGGCAGCATTGCTGGCTTTGACGGCCTGCGGCGGGGGAGGGCGCTTTGACGGGGCTTTACAATGCGCGCCCTATGCTCGTGAAAAAACGGGAGTAGACCTGCGGGGGAACGCTGCCAGCTGGTGGTGGCAGGCGAATGGGCGCTACACACGGACACACAGCCCGGAAGCCGGTTCCATTTTGGTTTTCAAAGCAACGCGGCGAATGCCGTACGGCCATGTATCAGTCGTCAGGCGCGTGGTCTCTGACGATACAATTCTTGTTGATCAGGCGAATTGGGCGCCGGGCGAAATTGACCGGTCTGTGCCAGTAAAAGATATTTCCCACGCCCACGATTGGTCGTTGGTGAGGGTGTGGTGGAGCCCGAGTGGTGTTATGGGGTTGCGGTCAAACCCAACCTATGGGTTCATTATCCCTTAA
- a CDS encoding twin-arginine translocase TatA/TatE family subunit has protein sequence MGGMSPIHWVILAVVVLVVFGGGGKISGMMGDFAKGIKSFKKNMADDESMAGSNASPSEAPGHLSAPQQNASAQTQSHETTQTRV, from the coding sequence ATGGGCGGTATGAGCCCCATTCACTGGGTCATTCTTGCGGTTGTTGTTCTCGTCGTTTTTGGTGGCGGCGGTAAAATTAGTGGCATGATGGGCGATTTTGCGAAGGGTATTAAGTCCTTCAAGAAGAATATGGCTGATGATGAATCAATGGCGGGGTCCAATGCCTCACCATCAGAAGCACCCGGCCATCTCTCTGCCCCTCAGCAGAACGCAAGTGCGCAGACCCAGTCGCACGAAACGACACAAACGCGAGTTTAA